A genomic window from Triticum urartu cultivar G1812 chromosome 7, Tu2.1, whole genome shotgun sequence includes:
- the LOC125519639 gene encoding putative disease resistance RPP13-like protein 1, which produces MEVVDSERKEASSLRPQLMLHDLKNFLADVDRRNITSSLGDVGSIHREAYGIFKKAFLSHNYLNEELFYGDWVHSSEIDEDHINMLKDIGLKIIQKCGFLPVAIKVMGGLLRERGGLRHDWQQVLDDSKWSTTKMPDELNHTVYLSYVYMPSYLKQCFLYYSLLPKSRIFTMDEVVAMWISEGFIHGNSNDLEELGTNYYKELISRNLIEPDKAYAHIWVCSMHDVVRSFAQYMTKDEALVAQDGDNDILSKLSSQNFLRLSIEANQSQSGELDSKSLQVQKSMRTLISTIQIKMKPGDLLATFSSLRTLHMESSDMAVLLELLHQLKHLRYLTLVNADISVLPGNIGKMKLLQFLDLRGCTRLVNLPDSIVKLGQLRFLSLPEACMVPRGFSGLTNMRRLRMFRAHMDGDWCSLDELGPVSQLRLLGLTELENVSATSFAANARLSEKMHLIRLLLHCTSRLGDDVLVKEKDGVSEEEQQRIEKVYDKLYPPPGVEVLQIKGYFGRQLPSWMMSTSVVPLNNLKTILFHDLACCAQLPNGLCQLPGLEVLQVSRAPCIKHVGTGFLHAATASFPRLNEMILYGMVEWEEWEWEEKVKAMRRLKKLVLKKCRLRHVPPGLASNASSLKILCLQHVKYLSYIESFPSVVELTVNGCPDLERITNFPNLQMLTIVNCPKLKVLEQIASLERLILEDYTMLKLPEYMRDIKPRHFQLFCRLWLLSSIAAGQSGTEWDKFSQAEHVKAYARDGDNSRKWYVLYTRGDNCKLDSNISSSTIFEETLSSSMVDAQGFDSLYKMRSTFSYVCNLVRIPFLEDMMARDHTFVDGRFLSLQDRVAVALRVLNNSSTTSSAIST; this is translated from the exons ATGGAAGTTGTGGATTCAGAAAGAAAAGAAGCCTCGTCCCTGAGGCCTCAACTGATGCTTCACGACCTCAAGAACTTCCTCGCAGATGTCGACAGGAGGAACATCACCTCGTCCTTGGGTGATGTTGGAAGCATTCACCGAGAAGCTTATGGTATCTTTAAGAAAGCATTTTTATCTCATAACTATTTAAATGAAGAGCTGTTTTACGGTGATTGG GTACACTCAAGTGAGATAGATGAAGACCACATCAATATGCTAAAGGATATCGGACTGAAAATTATACAAAAATGTGGTTTCTTACCAGTTGCCATTAAAGTAATGGGAGGACTCTTGCGTGAAAGAGGGGGGCTACGGCATGACTGGCAGCAGGTTTTGGATGATTCTAAATGGTCAACAACTAAAATGCCCGATGAGCTCAACCACACGGTATACTTAAGCTATGTATATATGCCTTCCTACCTGAAGCAGTGCTTTCTGTACTACTCTCTTCTTCCTAAAAGTAGAATTTTTACTATGGATGAAGTTGTTGCAATGTGGATTAGTGAAGGATTTATTCATGGAAATTCTAATGATTTAGAAGAATTGGGAACAAATTACTACAAGGAGTTGATATCTAGGAACCTTATAGAGCCAGATAAAGCGTATGCTCATATATGGGTTTGCAGCATGCATGATGTTGTTCGCTCATTTGCTCAGTATATGACTAAAGATGAAGCACTCGTGGCTCAAGATGGAGACAATGATATTCTTTCTAAACTTAGTTCACAAAACTTTCTTCGGTTGTCCATAGAAGCTAACCAATCACAATCAGGTGAACTTGATTCAAAATCTCTacaggtgcagaaatcaatgagAACATTGATCTCAACTATCCAGATTAAGATGAAGCCTGGTGATTTATTGGCTACTTTTTCTAGTTTGCGGACTCTGCATATGGAATCTTCAGATATGGCTGTATTGCTGGAATTGTTGCATCAACTCAAGCACCTGAGGTATCTAACACTAGTAAATGCGGATATATCTGTACTTCCAGGAAACATTGGCAAGATGAAACTGTTGCAATTCCTTGACCTTCGTGGATGTACAAGATTGGTGAATCTTCCTGATAGCATTGTGAAGCTTGGCCAGTTGAGGTTCCTTTCACTTCCCGAAGCATGTATGGTACCTAGAGGGTTTAGTGGTCTGACAAATATGAGGAGACTACGTATGTTTCGAGCCCACATGGATGGTGATTGGTGCAGTTTGGATGAGTTGGGTCCTGTTTCCCAACTCAGACTTCTTGGATTAACTGAATTAGAGAATGTATCTGCTACCTCGTTTGCTGCTAATGCTAGGCTCAGCGAGAAGATGCATCTTATCAGGCTACTCCTGCACTGCACCAGTAGATTGGGAGATGATGTGTTGGTCAAAGAGAAGGATGGTGTCTCTGAGGAAGAGCAACAACGAATTGAGAAGGTTTACGATAAGCTCTACCCTCCACCTGGTGTAGAAGTTCTTCAAATCAAGGGGTATTTTGGCCGGCAACTCCCGAGCTGGATGATGTCCACATCAGTGGTGCCCCTCAACAACTTGAAGACTATATTGTTTCATGATCTGGCTTGTTGCGCACAACTTCCCAATGGGTTGTGCCAGCTCCCCGGTCTGGAGGTTCTACAGGTCTCTCGTGCTCCATGCATCAAACATGTGGGGACTGGATTCTTGCATGCGGCAACAGCTTCATTTCCAAGGTTAAATGAAATGATCTTGTATGGAATGGTGGAATGGGAGGAGTGGGAGTGGGAGGAGAAAGTAAAAGCCATGCGCCGTTTGAAGAAGCTTGTGCTCAAAAAATGCAGACTGAGGCATGTTCCTCCAGGCCTTGCATCCAATGCAAGCTCATTGAAAATATTATGTCTACAACATGTCAAGTACCTCAGCTACATTGAGAGCTTTCCTTCTGTTGTTGAGCTTACAGTGAATGGATGCCCTGACCTGGAGAGGATCACCAATTTCCCCAATCTGCAGATGCTTACCATCGTGAACTGCCCAAAGTTGAAGGTGCTGGAGCAGATTGCTTCACTCGAGAGGCTGATCCTGGAGGATTACACCATGTTAAAACTCCCAGAATACATGCGAGACATAAAGCCAAGGCATTTCCAGCTATTCTGCAGGCTATGGTTGCTCTCTTCGATAGCCGCGGGACAATCTGGCACTGAGTGGGACAAGTTCAGCCAAGCGGAGCATGTCAAGGCATATGCACGTGATGGAGACAACTCAAGAAAATGGTATGTTTTGTACACGAGAGGAGACAACTGCAAGTTGGATTCAAATATTAGCAGCTCTACCATATTTGAAG AAACCTTATCATCTTCTATGGTGGATGCACAAGGATTTGACTCTCTGTACAAAATGAGAAGTACCTTCAGTTACGTCTGCAACTTGGTGAGGATCCCATTTTTGGAAGATATGATGGCAAGGGACCACACCTTTGTTGATGGGAGATTCCTGTCTTTGCAAGATAGAGTAGCTGTCGCTCTGAGGGTACTGAACAACAGTAGCACGACCTCATCAGCAATTTCCACATAG
- the LOC125519638 gene encoding uncharacterized protein LOC125519638: protein MAVVRLGPKEHGREAVLDAVITPSISYTQLRRIDPSLSQRTSQPVTSTQSLFQEQQSAYMEYTRQETMAWHQRLYEHQVQRDSQMQQTFQDMAAGRCPQFPPAQCPPTQPVLMSFEEFVAQNAGPSPGTGGSTVGGGLRSTLETRSPTTPIHGGGGGGGGGLGGSAAASSDDLGFGGLGGDDLRGARRPGA, encoded by the exons ATGGCGGTGGTGAGGCTGGGGCCCAAGGAGCACGGTCGGGAGGCGGTTCTCGATGCTGTGATCACTCCTAGTATCTCCTACACACAGCTTCGTCGGATCGACCCGAGCCTGAGCCAGCGCACGAGCCAGCCAGTGACTAGTACACAGTCCCTCTTTCAGGAGCAACAATCT GCCTACATGGAGTACACACGCCAGGAGACCATGGCGTGGCATCAGAGGCTTTATGAACACCAAGTGCAGAGGGATAGCCAGATGCAGCAGACTTTTCAGGATATGGCGGCCGGCAGGTGTCCTCAGTTCCCTCCAGCACAATGCCCTCCAACACAACCAGTGCTGATGAGCTTTGAGGAGTTTGTGGCACAGAACGCTGGCCCCTCGCCG GGAACAGGTGGATCTACCGTTGGTGGTGGTCTTCGCAGCACTCTGGAGACACGGAGCCCGACCACTCCGATCCacggaggcggaggtggaggaggaggcggtctTGGCGGTAGCGCTGCCGCTAGCAGTGACGACCTGGGCTTCGGCGGTCTTGGCGGTGACGACCTCCGTGGTGCTCGACGTCCTGGCGCTTAA